One window from the genome of Octopus sinensis unplaced genomic scaffold, ASM634580v1 Contig00256, whole genome shotgun sequence encodes:
- the LOC115226874 gene encoding CTTNBP2 N-terminal-like protein isoform X2, translating to MDLNKTDLLRLLSYLEGELQARDVVIATLKAEKAKQLLYQAKYGRFGLGDPFVALQRDSDNMKDHSFDEAAIKCMYDNQLAQLENLIATQRRAQLKMREQLAQVEKRYHKVLSELEEEKQKHAQDTAQGDDVTYMLEKERERLKQEVEFEKNQSRRMEKDLKKTLANLEEERENSAKHKQVALMLIRERRKLVERILQEKRKCNEMEHIMNDEKDKMMSMAEGLVQESKKSLKIEAAMEKQLSDFDTEREQLRGRVSREESKNKELREQVEQLHRELQQARSGVGGALSSGSSNSSSQLSFISAGDDGVTDPTTVGGDDDGSFLGESGQSVSSAGDGNVQHSETINLAVGGCEAEVCLAPVAAIDATHEQNVECTIPLSSLSSGSPSAKVAPHHSTNPVTIDSTATLQISSSASTSSSSSSASPSTALYTSSCYSSSPPTRPPPPPSSSPPPPPQFYTASAVAEGRKPVVQLNSNSSSSHAHPLHMESRPMSPGEIFSPASDIRIVSGVGADGSGGSRISVSAAGGATVLSTSGGGRISFQFGQPTSGHPSPPSSSAGAGAGHARKAVTIGRGTPPPVPPNKPVLIACSGGGGGSGGSGGGSTGGTSVVVGVKPAVPPKVGITVSKDRLFLSSSESDNTVVLSSSSSSSSSSSLSPSSSLLSSSRTPANKPLQIPVSVVTNQSHIASNRTSSSSSSSSSSSTPSSLSSSSSSSSSNTAVTANNANRENSPMRKTTQVCVNGK from the exons ATGGATTTGAACAAAACTGATCTGCTGAGACTGTTGAGCTACTTAGAAGGAGAGTTGCAAGCCCGTGACGTTGTCATAGCAACACTGAAG GCAGAGAAAGCCAAACAGCTGCTGTACCAGGCAAAGTACGGCCGGTTCGGACTGGGCGACCCATTTGTAGCCCTGCAACGCGACTCGGATAACATGAAGGACCACAGCTTTGACGAGGCAGCCATCAAATGCATGTACGACAACCAACTAGCTCAGTTGGAGAATCTGATTGCCACACAGAGGAGGGCACAGTTAAAGATGAGAGAACAACTGGCTCAGGTAGAAAAGCGGTATCATAAG GTGCTCAGTGAACTGGAGGAGGAGAAGCAGAAACATGCACAAGACACGGCTCAGGGTGATGATGTCACATATATGTTGGAGAAGGAGCGGGAAAGATTGAAGCAGGAG GTTGAGTTTGAAAAAAACCAAAGCCGCCGAATGGAGAAAGACCTAAAAAAGACTCTGGCTAACTTGGAAGAAGAGCGGGAAAACTCGGCGAAACACAAGCAGGTGGCGCTAATGCTGATTCGAGAGCGGCGCAAGCTGGTCGAGCGGATCCTGCAGGAGAAGCGAAAGTGCAACGAGATGGAGCACATCATGAATGATGAAAAGGACAAGATGATGAGCATGGCGGAGGGTCTCGTTCAGGAGAGCAAGAAGTCGCTGAAGATCGAGGCCGCCATGGAGAAGCAGCTAAGCGACTTTGACACAGAACGGGAGCAGCTTAGGGGCCGCGTGTCACGCGAGGAGAGCAAGAACAAGGAGCTGAGAGAGCAGGTGGAACAGTTACATCGGGAGCTACAGCAGGCCAGGAGTGGTGTCGGCGGGGCCcttagtagcggcagcagcaacagcagcagtcaaCTTAGTTTTATCAGCGCCGGGGATGACGGTGTCACGGACCCCACGACGGTTGGCGGCGACGATGACGGCAGCTTCTTGGGTGAGAGCGGCCAAAGTGTCAGCAGCGCCGGCGATGGAAACGTGCAACACAGCGAGACAATAAACTTGGCGGTGGGCGGTTGCGAAGCTGAGGTGTGCCTCGCTCCGGTCGCTGCCATCGACGCCACCCACGAACAGAACGTTGAGTGCACAATCCCTCTGTCGTCGCTGTCGTCCGGCTCGCCGTCCGCAAAGGTCGCGCCACACCACTCCACGAACCCAGTGACAATCGACTCCACTGCGACTCTGCAGATTTCCTCTTCTGCTTCcacgtcgtcgtcctcctcctctgcctcgcCCTCCACCGCTTTGTACACATCCTCCTGCTACTCTTCCTCCCCACCGACGCGGCCACCTCCCCCTCCCTCCTCGTCGCCGCCCCCACCCCCACAGTTTTACACCGCCTCCGCTGTGGCCGAGGGCCGGAAGCCCGTTGTCCAGctgaacagcaacagcagtagtagccaTGCCCATCCCCTCCACATGGAATCGAGGCCCATGTCACCCGGGGAGATCTTCAGCCCGGCTTCGGACATACGCATTGTTTCAGGGGTGGGCGCAGATGGATCCGGTGGAAGCCGGATAAGCGTCAGTGCGGCTGGCGGCGCAACTGTTCTGAGTACGAGCGGGGGCGGCAGGATCTCGTTTCAGTTTGGCCAACCCACCTCAGGTCACCCGTCTCCCCCCTCTTCCTCGGCCGGTGCAGGAGCTGGCCACGCCCGAAAGGCGGTGACAATCGGCCGCGGGACCCCGCCTCCCGTGCCGCCCAACAAACCAGTCCTTATCGCCTGTAGTGGGGGCGGGGGAGGCAGTGGGGGAAGCGGGGGCGGAAGCACTGGCGGAACGAGCGTCGTCGTTGGAGTGAAGCCAGCTGTGCCCCCGAAAGTAGGGATCACCGTTTCCAAAGACAGACTTTTCCTCTCGAGCTCAGAAAGTGATAATACCGTTGTGCTGTcctcgtcttcttcgtcttcttcatcatcgtcgttgtcgccgtcgtcgtcattgttatcGTCGAGCAGAACTCCGGCCAACAAGCCATTGCAAATTCCCGTCAGCGTTGTGACGAACCAGTCGCACATCGCCTCGAATcggacttcttcttcttcttcttcctcttcttcttcttctactccttcttctttgtcctcatcttcttcctcttcttcctccaacACCGCCGTCACCGCAAACAACGCCAACAGAGAAAACTCGCCCATGCGGAAAACAACGCAGGTTTGTGTGAACGGAAAATAA
- the LOC115226874 gene encoding CTTNBP2 N-terminal-like protein isoform X1 has protein sequence MDLNKTDLLRLLSYLEGELQARDVVIATLKAEKAKQLLYQAKYGRFGLGDPFVALQRDSDNMKDHSFDEAAIKCMYDNQLAQLENLIATQRRAQLKMREQLAQVEKRYHKVLQVLSELEEEKQKHAQDTAQGDDVTYMLEKERERLKQEVEFEKNQSRRMEKDLKKTLANLEEERENSAKHKQVALMLIRERRKLVERILQEKRKCNEMEHIMNDEKDKMMSMAEGLVQESKKSLKIEAAMEKQLSDFDTEREQLRGRVSREESKNKELREQVEQLHRELQQARSGVGGALSSGSSNSSSQLSFISAGDDGVTDPTTVGGDDDGSFLGESGQSVSSAGDGNVQHSETINLAVGGCEAEVCLAPVAAIDATHEQNVECTIPLSSLSSGSPSAKVAPHHSTNPVTIDSTATLQISSSASTSSSSSSASPSTALYTSSCYSSSPPTRPPPPPSSSPPPPPQFYTASAVAEGRKPVVQLNSNSSSSHAHPLHMESRPMSPGEIFSPASDIRIVSGVGADGSGGSRISVSAAGGATVLSTSGGGRISFQFGQPTSGHPSPPSSSAGAGAGHARKAVTIGRGTPPPVPPNKPVLIACSGGGGGSGGSGGGSTGGTSVVVGVKPAVPPKVGITVSKDRLFLSSSESDNTVVLSSSSSSSSSSSLSPSSSLLSSSRTPANKPLQIPVSVVTNQSHIASNRTSSSSSSSSSSSTPSSLSSSSSSSSSNTAVTANNANRENSPMRKTTQVCVNGK, from the exons ATGGATTTGAACAAAACTGATCTGCTGAGACTGTTGAGCTACTTAGAAGGAGAGTTGCAAGCCCGTGACGTTGTCATAGCAACACTGAAG GCAGAGAAAGCCAAACAGCTGCTGTACCAGGCAAAGTACGGCCGGTTCGGACTGGGCGACCCATTTGTAGCCCTGCAACGCGACTCGGATAACATGAAGGACCACAGCTTTGACGAGGCAGCCATCAAATGCATGTACGACAACCAACTAGCTCAGTTGGAGAATCTGATTGCCACACAGAGGAGGGCACAGTTAAAGATGAGAGAACAACTGGCTCAGGTAGAAAAGCGGTATCATAAG GTTTTACAGGTGCTCAGTGAACTGGAGGAGGAGAAGCAGAAACATGCACAAGACACGGCTCAGGGTGATGATGTCACATATATGTTGGAGAAGGAGCGGGAAAGATTGAAGCAGGAG GTTGAGTTTGAAAAAAACCAAAGCCGCCGAATGGAGAAAGACCTAAAAAAGACTCTGGCTAACTTGGAAGAAGAGCGGGAAAACTCGGCGAAACACAAGCAGGTGGCGCTAATGCTGATTCGAGAGCGGCGCAAGCTGGTCGAGCGGATCCTGCAGGAGAAGCGAAAGTGCAACGAGATGGAGCACATCATGAATGATGAAAAGGACAAGATGATGAGCATGGCGGAGGGTCTCGTTCAGGAGAGCAAGAAGTCGCTGAAGATCGAGGCCGCCATGGAGAAGCAGCTAAGCGACTTTGACACAGAACGGGAGCAGCTTAGGGGCCGCGTGTCACGCGAGGAGAGCAAGAACAAGGAGCTGAGAGAGCAGGTGGAACAGTTACATCGGGAGCTACAGCAGGCCAGGAGTGGTGTCGGCGGGGCCcttagtagcggcagcagcaacagcagcagtcaaCTTAGTTTTATCAGCGCCGGGGATGACGGTGTCACGGACCCCACGACGGTTGGCGGCGACGATGACGGCAGCTTCTTGGGTGAGAGCGGCCAAAGTGTCAGCAGCGCCGGCGATGGAAACGTGCAACACAGCGAGACAATAAACTTGGCGGTGGGCGGTTGCGAAGCTGAGGTGTGCCTCGCTCCGGTCGCTGCCATCGACGCCACCCACGAACAGAACGTTGAGTGCACAATCCCTCTGTCGTCGCTGTCGTCCGGCTCGCCGTCCGCAAAGGTCGCGCCACACCACTCCACGAACCCAGTGACAATCGACTCCACTGCGACTCTGCAGATTTCCTCTTCTGCTTCcacgtcgtcgtcctcctcctctgcctcgcCCTCCACCGCTTTGTACACATCCTCCTGCTACTCTTCCTCCCCACCGACGCGGCCACCTCCCCCTCCCTCCTCGTCGCCGCCCCCACCCCCACAGTTTTACACCGCCTCCGCTGTGGCCGAGGGCCGGAAGCCCGTTGTCCAGctgaacagcaacagcagtagtagccaTGCCCATCCCCTCCACATGGAATCGAGGCCCATGTCACCCGGGGAGATCTTCAGCCCGGCTTCGGACATACGCATTGTTTCAGGGGTGGGCGCAGATGGATCCGGTGGAAGCCGGATAAGCGTCAGTGCGGCTGGCGGCGCAACTGTTCTGAGTACGAGCGGGGGCGGCAGGATCTCGTTTCAGTTTGGCCAACCCACCTCAGGTCACCCGTCTCCCCCCTCTTCCTCGGCCGGTGCAGGAGCTGGCCACGCCCGAAAGGCGGTGACAATCGGCCGCGGGACCCCGCCTCCCGTGCCGCCCAACAAACCAGTCCTTATCGCCTGTAGTGGGGGCGGGGGAGGCAGTGGGGGAAGCGGGGGCGGAAGCACTGGCGGAACGAGCGTCGTCGTTGGAGTGAAGCCAGCTGTGCCCCCGAAAGTAGGGATCACCGTTTCCAAAGACAGACTTTTCCTCTCGAGCTCAGAAAGTGATAATACCGTTGTGCTGTcctcgtcttcttcgtcttcttcatcatcgtcgttgtcgccgtcgtcgtcattgttatcGTCGAGCAGAACTCCGGCCAACAAGCCATTGCAAATTCCCGTCAGCGTTGTGACGAACCAGTCGCACATCGCCTCGAATcggacttcttcttcttcttcttcctcttcttcttcttctactccttcttctttgtcctcatcttcttcctcttcttcctccaacACCGCCGTCACCGCAAACAACGCCAACAGAGAAAACTCGCCCATGCGGAAAACAACGCAGGTTTGTGTGAACGGAAAATAA
- the LOC115226874 gene encoding CTTNBP2 N-terminal-like protein isoform X3 has protein sequence MDLNKTDLLRLLSYLEGELQARDVVIATLKAEKAKQLLYQAKYGRFGLGDPFVALQRDSDNMKDHSFDEAAIKCMYDNQLAQLENLIATQRRAQLKMREQLAQVEKRYHKVLQVLSELEEEKQKHAQDTAQGDDVTYMLEKERERLKQEVEFEKNQSRRMEKDLKKTLANLEEERENSAKHKQVALMLIRERRKLVERILQEKRKCNEMEHIMNDEKDKMMSMAEGLVQESKKSLKIEAAMEKQLSDFDTEREQLRGRVSREESKNKELREQVEQLHRELQQARSGVGGALSSGSSNSSSQLSFISAGDDGVTDPTTVGGDDDGSFLGESGQSVSSAGDGNVQHSETINLAVGGCEAEVCLAPVAAIDATHEQNVECTIPLSSLSSGSPSAKVAPHHSTNPVTIDSTATLQISSSASTSSSSSSASPSTALYTSSCYSSSPPTRPPPPPSSSPPPPPQFYTASAVAEGRKPVVQLNSNSSSSHAHPLHMESRPMSPGEIFSPASDIRIVSGVGADGSGGSRISVSAAGGATVLSTSGGGRISFQFGQPTSGHPSPPSSSAGAGAGHARKAVTIGRGTPPPVPPNKPVLIACSGGGGGSGGSGGGSTGGTSVVVGKCVEST, from the exons ATGGATTTGAACAAAACTGATCTGCTGAGACTGTTGAGCTACTTAGAAGGAGAGTTGCAAGCCCGTGACGTTGTCATAGCAACACTGAAG GCAGAGAAAGCCAAACAGCTGCTGTACCAGGCAAAGTACGGCCGGTTCGGACTGGGCGACCCATTTGTAGCCCTGCAACGCGACTCGGATAACATGAAGGACCACAGCTTTGACGAGGCAGCCATCAAATGCATGTACGACAACCAACTAGCTCAGTTGGAGAATCTGATTGCCACACAGAGGAGGGCACAGTTAAAGATGAGAGAACAACTGGCTCAGGTAGAAAAGCGGTATCATAAG GTTTTACAGGTGCTCAGTGAACTGGAGGAGGAGAAGCAGAAACATGCACAAGACACGGCTCAGGGTGATGATGTCACATATATGTTGGAGAAGGAGCGGGAAAGATTGAAGCAGGAG GTTGAGTTTGAAAAAAACCAAAGCCGCCGAATGGAGAAAGACCTAAAAAAGACTCTGGCTAACTTGGAAGAAGAGCGGGAAAACTCGGCGAAACACAAGCAGGTGGCGCTAATGCTGATTCGAGAGCGGCGCAAGCTGGTCGAGCGGATCCTGCAGGAGAAGCGAAAGTGCAACGAGATGGAGCACATCATGAATGATGAAAAGGACAAGATGATGAGCATGGCGGAGGGTCTCGTTCAGGAGAGCAAGAAGTCGCTGAAGATCGAGGCCGCCATGGAGAAGCAGCTAAGCGACTTTGACACAGAACGGGAGCAGCTTAGGGGCCGCGTGTCACGCGAGGAGAGCAAGAACAAGGAGCTGAGAGAGCAGGTGGAACAGTTACATCGGGAGCTACAGCAGGCCAGGAGTGGTGTCGGCGGGGCCcttagtagcggcagcagcaacagcagcagtcaaCTTAGTTTTATCAGCGCCGGGGATGACGGTGTCACGGACCCCACGACGGTTGGCGGCGACGATGACGGCAGCTTCTTGGGTGAGAGCGGCCAAAGTGTCAGCAGCGCCGGCGATGGAAACGTGCAACACAGCGAGACAATAAACTTGGCGGTGGGCGGTTGCGAAGCTGAGGTGTGCCTCGCTCCGGTCGCTGCCATCGACGCCACCCACGAACAGAACGTTGAGTGCACAATCCCTCTGTCGTCGCTGTCGTCCGGCTCGCCGTCCGCAAAGGTCGCGCCACACCACTCCACGAACCCAGTGACAATCGACTCCACTGCGACTCTGCAGATTTCCTCTTCTGCTTCcacgtcgtcgtcctcctcctctgcctcgcCCTCCACCGCTTTGTACACATCCTCCTGCTACTCTTCCTCCCCACCGACGCGGCCACCTCCCCCTCCCTCCTCGTCGCCGCCCCCACCCCCACAGTTTTACACCGCCTCCGCTGTGGCCGAGGGCCGGAAGCCCGTTGTCCAGctgaacagcaacagcagtagtagccaTGCCCATCCCCTCCACATGGAATCGAGGCCCATGTCACCCGGGGAGATCTTCAGCCCGGCTTCGGACATACGCATTGTTTCAGGGGTGGGCGCAGATGGATCCGGTGGAAGCCGGATAAGCGTCAGTGCGGCTGGCGGCGCAACTGTTCTGAGTACGAGCGGGGGCGGCAGGATCTCGTTTCAGTTTGGCCAACCCACCTCAGGTCACCCGTCTCCCCCCTCTTCCTCGGCCGGTGCAGGAGCTGGCCACGCCCGAAAGGCGGTGACAATCGGCCGCGGGACCCCGCCTCCCGTGCCGCCCAACAAACCAGTCCTTATCGCCTGTAGTGGGGGCGGGGGAGGCAGTGGGGGAAGCGGGGGCGGAAGCACTGGCGGAACGAGCGTCGTCGTTGGA